Part of the Henckelia pumila isolate YLH828 chromosome 2, ASM3356847v2, whole genome shotgun sequence genome is shown below.
aaaaattgattaaattaaaatatataaacatacttctataatttttattaggaaaaaaaaagattaaaatcaaTGGATTCCTCGAGTAACATGTTTCCCAAAGAAATTGTGAGTGGAAAGATTCCGCATCTCCGTTGAATTGTGAGTGGCTTAAAACGAAGCCGTTTTAGCCGGCTGCCACACGCCTTAAATTTTCCCCCATTTCTCCTCTGCTATAAAAACCCTAATCCCCTCGATTTATtcactctttttctttccaaaaaaaaaaaaaaaaaatcaatttttttgtaGCAGTCGTATATCAGGTGGTTCCCCGATTCTTCAATCGCACGAAGATCACCTCTTTTCGGTTGTTACAACTTACAATCCAATCcaggaaaataataataagaataataataataataataataataataataatctccgattaacgaTGGGATTTCTCCACAAGCTTTGGGATGAAACGCTTGCCGGGCCCGCACCTGAATCGGGCCTGGGGAAACTCCGCAAACACAACTCTTTCTCCGGCTCTAGATCCGCGGCTGATCCGGCGGCGGTTTCTCCCGATGGCCACCCTGTCCAGATCTCTCGCAGCATTACCATCATCAAGCCCGCCGCTCCTGCTAATCGCAATCTCAACGTCTCCGTTGACTCGCCGTCCGCACCATCTTCTCCGGCGAGTTGCATCACTCCAACGTCGCCGTTTTCACGTAAGCATAACCTCCGATCTTCAATCTTTGAAATTCTATCATCTTCTTTTTTCATTAAATCTGGGAGCATTAATTTTCAGCTACTACGCCCGGTGGAAATTTCAAGAAATTAAGTAGGAGAAGATCCGCTGCGGCTGACCCTAAAAGTCCTCATGCTTTTGATTGGTTCGTTTCCTCTCATTTCAATCTTCATTTCTTTTAACATTAACATTAAAATTAAGAACTTAAATGATCAGGAACTTgatttaatatatacatattatcAAAACTAGATAatataaaatcaataaaataaaggaACAAAATGAATAATCTCTCCTttcgaaaataataataatcaaatggtataataattttttaataactcAGATGTATAATAAACAACATTCTGATAAATTTACTTTAGAAAACATTCTGATACAATAATCTATATCTAATATAACTAATTCTGGTGAATTCTTTTTCTTAATGGCATAATTGTTCTTCAcaccttttaattttaattaataccTACAATTTGTCTTAAATTTGgcattaaaaagaaaaaaattatttcaag
Proteins encoded:
- the LOC140883725 gene encoding dormancy-associated protein homolog 4 yields the protein MGFLHKLWDETLAGPAPESGLGKLRKHNSFSGSRSAADPAAVSPDGHPVQISRSITIIKPAAPANRNLNVSVDSPSAPSSPASCITPTSPFSPTTPGGNFKKLSRRRSAAADPKSPHAFDWIILSGLDR